From the Lathyrus oleraceus cultivar Zhongwan6 chromosome 3, CAAS_Psat_ZW6_1.0, whole genome shotgun sequence genome, the window GTAGGAATCACCTAATTTGAGGTCGGTCAACAAAACTCTATGAGTTTAAGCAATTACAACACATTTGTGAAAAACTCACAACTTGATAATTTAAACAAGATTTTTAAAGATAAAAAGAAACAACACTAAAGAATTTAACgttatgttaaacaatcgtaaaATGATTCATGTATGAATCACCCTATATGAGGCCTGTTAATAAAAATTTATGCGTTTAAgcaatttctgaagttaaattgaatttttaactccaAAATTACAATGCATTTGTGAAAAACCGATGATTTAAGCGGCATTTTTAAAAGTAAAAAGAAACGACAATTAAACTAAAgaatgtagcgctatgttaagtaatcgtaaagtgattcatgtaggaatcaccctatcTGAGATCGACCAACAAAACTTTATGCATTTAAGtaatttctgaagttaaattgaatttttaacttcGAAATTGCAATGCATCTGTGAAAAACCGATGAGACAAGTAAGTCGATTTTTTCTTTTcaataatttaaaataataaatttaatcaataaataattaataataataataataaacaataTAAATGATAATGATAATTAGTGATAACAATAATaggtttttttaccgagataacccagtttttcgaaaaaattcccaaaataccccagttttcagaaaatttcccaatctaccccacttttagaaggaggcgccaattgaattggcgactcctcttaaaaattgcaaggaggcgccaattggattggctagggcaggtgccctagccaatccaattggcgcctatgtgtagtttttaagaggaggcgccaattcaattggcgactcccttaaaaaaaccttaaatggaaaaacctccaacatgaaagttatagatcttttcaatacaatgaatttggacatacattttgcatcatttggattttttatgagaaagttatgggtagttgaagttggacttctgattttttcaactgttatctgacctataatattttgtattattgcatgtgtttctgttagagttatgaaattttgtccaacataacaactgaagtagacatcttaaattttccaatgcacttggtcccacctcaaaataattaaaaatgagtgagttaggaccttgcgaacttgacctaaaattagggtttctgtcaaaacatgtgtatgtgaattttgccaaaagggaccaacttcaagcccttctgtttgaatgataaaagcctcaaatgacaaaaccttcaacataaaagttttagatcttttcaatataatgaatttggactaaacTTTTTCATCAGTTGCATTTTTtttgagaaaggtatgggcacctgaacttggactctttgacaattcaactgttatctgacctataatgttttgtattattgcatgtgtttctgttagagttatgaaattttgtccaacataacaatttaagtagacatctcaaactttccaattcacttggtcccacctcaaaatcataaaaaatgagtgagttaggtccttgcgaacttgacccaaaattagggtttctgtcaaaacatgtgtatgtgaattttgccaaaagggaccaacttcaagcccttctgtttgaatgataaaagcctcaaatgacaaaaccttcaacataaaagttgtagatcttttcaagataatgaatttggactaaaattttgcatcatttgcattttttttgagaaaggtatgggcacctgaacttggactctttgacatttcaattgttatgtggcctttaatgttttgtattatcatatgtgtttattttagaattatgaaattttgtccaacataacaatttaagtagacatctcaaactttccaatgcactttgtcccacctcaaaatcataaaaaatgagtgagttaggtagttgggtagttgacccaaaattagggtttcagtcaaaacatgtgtatgtgaattttgccaaaatggagtttagacaagaagaaaaatgactcttgggagatcgcttcaatagacccaccgcacagttgcgttgcaactaacattgaacaagatcaccgtaaactgagcacagctttgatatgtcaagacattctgccattggtaaataaagacccatcagtgaaggtgagtataattatatcccatatccgaacaacatataattatactccatcttacaagaaagcatggattgcgaggacaaaggctgttgaacaggttttcggaaactgggaggattcattcaagtaattaccacggtttttatgggcactaaaaacttatgccccaggaactgtggcaattatggagacagtgccagcaatgatgccagacggaacctgtgctacaggtaatagaatatttcaccgtctcttttgggcatttgacccgtgcatcaaaggtttcgctttctgcaaacctctcttacaaattgatggcacttggttatacggaaaatacaagggtactttgctcatggcggttgcacaagacggtaacaacaatgtatttcccattgcctttgctcttgttgaaggtgaaacgacTGGTGGAcggggtttctttcttcgacatctcagaacgcatgtcgctccacaagccaatctatgtttgatttctgatagacatgctgccattgaaagtgcctacaacaaccatgacaacggatggcatgatcctccttctacacatgtctactgtatcagacacattgcacaaaacttcatgcgtgctataaaagataagaatcttcgcaagaaggtggtgaatgttgggtatgctttaactcaaccgtcatttcaatattatcgtgatgaaattcgactgtctaatgaagacacggggagatggataaataacatcccagtagagcagtggacaagagcatttgacggtggttgtcgatggggccacatgacaacaaacattgtggaatgcatgaacggggttttcaaaggaattcgaaatctgccgataaccgccttggtaagatcaacctattataggttggcttctatgttcgcaaccagaggtgaaagatggagtgcagtgttaatgtccggacaagtattcagtgagtgttgcatgaaggtcatgaaagaggagagcatcaaagctacgacacacgttgtaacagtgtttgacagtcgtagacaaaatttcagcgtccaggaaacaatgagcaacaacgaggggagaccaaatttagcctacgctgttagactacacaaaagttggtgcgattgtggaaaatttcaggccttccgcataccttgctcccatgtcattgcagcatgcgcttatactcgtcaagacgcttacacccatttatctgatgtgtacaaggccaacaccatcatgaatgtatatagtcaaagcttttcagtactaccaatggaggattactggcctccatatgaaggagatattgtttggcacaatgaagagatgcgtagaaagaagaaaggaaggccaaaaagcacacgtatcagaacagagatgcattccacagataaaatgataagattatgtagtatctgtcgtcaactaggacacaacaaaaacaattgtcccaatcaaggagcatcatctagatcttaagctttttgtaacattgtatctagatcttaagctttttgtaacattgtatttttgtaacaatcaatcattatatatcattaagttcttgttacaacgagtttcataaccaacatcagtacaaaacatctgaaaacataaataattctaactgattacaacaatcaaattaatatcgtctcgaccgaacatcatttccctagcatccttatcagtcttcattcaCACCCAATCAAAGATACTGTCAAatctctcaatacttctgatttttccccttctgttattttcctgtctaaccatcgaaccatctccctcttcagttgatctaacgtggtgatgttccaaaacagcatcagcaattgaggtttgtctctcgcataaatcaccttaccgtatcggcgacgaacaccaaacatgatagccaaatgattatatgagttatggaacaattggtcacacaacgcatctatttataagacaaaaaaggtattttatgagggagtcgccaattgagttggcgcctcctcttaaaacctacacataggcgccaattggattggctagggcacctgccctagccaatccaattggcgcctccattcaagttttaacaacagtctccatatgaacaactttcatgttcatcaaaaatacatttgaaacttggaagctcatcattcatttcaaaacattataggtcattttgacagaaaccctaattttgggtcaagttcgcagggacctaactcactcatttttaatcattttgaggtgggaccaagtgcattgcaaaatttgagatgtctactttaaatgttatgttggaaaaaatttcatatttctaaaagaaacacatgcgataatgcaagacattataggtcagataatagttgaaaaactcaaaagtccaacttcaactgcccataactttctcataaaaaatccaaatgatgcaaaatttatgtccaaattcattgtattgaaaagatctacaattTTCATGTTGGAGTTTTTGCCATTTGAGTCGTTTTTAAGGGAGTatccaattgaattggcgcctcctcttaaaaattacacataggcgccaattggattggctagggcacctgccctagccaatccaattggcgcctccttgcaattttaaagaggagtcgccaattcaattggcgcctcctcctaaaagtggggtagattgggaaattTTCTGAAAACTGGagtattttgggaattttttcgaaaaacAGGGTTATCTCGATAAAAAAACCacaataataatcaataataataataattaacaataataatcaacaaaaataaataaataataataataataatatagtaataaatataataataataagtaatatcaataataaataataataataataataataataataattgataataatcaataataaaaattgataaaaaaatatttgataTGATAATAATTAGTAGCAAAGATAAAAAaagttaataataataataatgataatagttaataaataataataatatataataacaataatattaaTAATAGTATTAATAACAATAGTTAGTAATAATGGtggtaataataataatatatatattaaaaaaaaagcaaataagaaagagatagagagagGCGGTGGCGGTATAAATGAAGGAAAAAATATAGTTTTTCTTTTCAAAATTCACCATCCTTCAATGAGCTGACACATGACATTATCTTTTaactaataataataaaaaaccaacACACTAAACAAAGGACAAACTAAAAAAAATAAAGGATACCTAAATCTCCCCCTTTCTCGAGGTCCGTTTCAACACGCAGGGGGCGGTCGATTGGCCGCCAGTGGCGGAAGTAGCGCCCCCTCCAACCTCTCTCATTCACCTTGTTTTACTCTCTTACATATTCTTAACTCTTTTCTTTCTCATTAATTTCTTTCTCTCAATATTACATTAAACACTAAAATGATGATCAACACAAAAATGAAAGAAACATAAAGTAAAGAAAAGCTATCGAAGATGGTGTTGCGTTTATGTTGTTTATATTTTGAGAAGAGGAGATGAAGATGTTATTATGTAGTTGATGGTGTTGTAGTTTTTTTTGTGTGgaagaaatgaagaaaatgatggagttgttgttgttgtagttttGAAGAAAATGAGAGAGTTTTGTTTTTTAGAAAGGTGATGATATTATGTTTGTTATTGAAGAGATGAATATTATGTTGTTCTTGAAGGAAAAGAATGGAGAAGTACGAAGGTTGTTGTTATTGTTTGATGAAGATGAATTGGAGATGAAGgttgtgtttgttgttgttttCGATAAGAGAATGGAAAGGTAGATATTATGTTTTTGACAACAAGTACTTTAAACAACTGTTGATGTATGTCTCAACCTATCACAACAATTACTTCAAACAATCCTTGTTGTATGtcttttaataaataaataaaaataaaattgtaGATGCTAGGATTCGAACTCATGATCAGACGCCACTTTTCACCACGATTGAAAATTCAAACCGTGGTGAAAAGTGacttaaaaataaatgaaaaacaaaattATAGGTGCTAAGATTTGAACGCATGATCAGACGTcacttttcaccacggttgaTACATATGACAGTTGCGAAAGGTCTTTtaataaatacaaaaaaaaagtcaaaaaattATTATCACGGTTAACATGAAGACCGTCGTAAAATGTGTGTTACAAAAGATCTATTTTGTAGTAGTGCATAACCAATTTTTAGGATCACACCTGCGCCGCTTCCCTTGTTGTTTGATGATCTGTCTATGAAGATTACCAACACAAGATTTAGTTCCAAGGGAATAGGAGTTATCTTGACTAAGAAGTTAGCAAATACCGAGATTTCAAGACTTTCCTTGCTTCAAAGGACACCTCGAACTTGGATAACTCGATGACTCACTTCATCAAAAGTCTGACCATATCTGGTCGGTAAAACACCTATTTCAGGGGGTAGATCTGTCTGGACAACAATGGAATGTGTAAGGAAATATCATTGCAATTTGCGAGAGGCTGTTACTAATGCTAGTGATGCCTTCTCGATCTTCTGGTATCGCGAAGAatcaataattaaaaaaaaaaatccaaaaattttaattttttactTTATCGAAAATTTCCAATAAACTACAATAGTGTTTAAAATTTTAGTTAAATTTTTTTCTTATTGAATATGAACTACCgaaattttaaaaaattcaaaaaaataaggTAGATAAGATATCAGATTTTTTTGACAAATTTGATATATTAATTTTTTCtcaaaaaaacaataaaatttttaaaataaacTATCAATAATTTGTGTGTTATTAAAAATTTAGAATGAATTAACAGAAATTACACTCAAATTTTTGCCTTAAATTTATCCATAAACATTTTGAGAATTATGAATATACTGGGGTGTCAAGTTTAATAGAGGAAGAAAACTTTTCTCTTTTTTCTATTATATTGGATTGGATTCGGTTTTCGGACGACCCAAAACCAATCTTCAAATCCGCCCGTACACCCCCCTTCAAACATTTGCTGCCTTCCAACCTTACCCGGAAACTGACTAAACCGGAACCATTTCTCCAACTTCTATCGGACCGGTTGGTTTCCGTCGGGTGGTTGCATCTTGCTCACCCCCAGCCGCTGGCGTTGTTTTTAACCGCCATGTCCAGATAGTAAAGTAATTTTTCAAAATCGGCATTAAGGAGTTTCTGCAAAAGCGTCGCGAATCCTGGATTGGTGAACTCGTGTTTGGATCCAGTTCTCCACTTCATTCCGTAACTTGTTTCTCCAAACTGCTACAAAAGACAAGCAAACCCTAAAATCATATTTGATTAAATGTCCAACGAGTATGGTTCATTCATATTATTCCTTTAATTTTCATTCTTGCGTGTTTAAATGTTTAATTGAATAACCTAGCTTGTTTTGCTTATGAATTTCCTTGTTAGGATTTATTATTCAGAATCAACAATTGATgtgcctttttctttttttgcaGTAGCTAACATTGCTCCGGATTTTTGAATTACTGATCATTATGAAACTACAGTTTTGATTGAAGCTGGAATTTTGTTATCACCAATGGGCTATAGATGTATTCAGtgtgggtttaacatcaaaaCACTTTATCTTCAGTATTCTCCGGGTAACATTCGTTTGATGAAATGTGTAAGTCTTATCAATTATACAATTCTTTTCATTTTGTCTCGATCTTTAAATATTGAATTGATTTTTAGACATTTTTGTAATGATAGGAGAATTGCAAGGCTGTGGCAGATGAATACATAGAATGTGAAATCACGGTGCTTAGCTCTTTGTTCATGTCACTGGCTTACTTCAAAGTTGAAATCTTTTGAGAAATATTATCATTTTTCCCTTCTCTTTTGTAGATTATTATAATAGATTTAATACTTCACAAACCCAAGGCCTATAGACATCTCCTTTACAATGTCATCAATCAAGAAACCTTGAAGTTTCAGGTATATGATTTTCTCCGTGATTTGTTGTGCACATTCGTACTGTATAATTAATGTCACAAGTGCTTCTTTTTGATCATTTTGCAGGGGTTGCTTTGGAAATTGGCTgccatttttcttctttttgatgcATGTATCCATTCTTATCATCTTATggaattttattattttttaatgCCTTAGGGCTTAAATTTAGCCGTTGTTTTTCAAAACCAAATATGAGGGCCTTACAATTTTTTGAAGACAGATATTTGATCTTGGAAAGCAGCAAAGGTAAATCGAGTTCATCAATGAGCTACTCCTCACTAGTGTCAACGTGTTGCAAGGTTAATTGAACTGAACATTAAAAATTTAAATCACCTTTTCCTCAATTACTTGGTTCTGAATTTTATGCTAACTTTGATTATTCTTTTATGGTTTTCATTGGCAGATGATGATGGATGTCTTCGTTGGAAACTTTATGTTTCTTTTAACCTTCTTCTTTATGGTCAAGATATTTCTTCATATATCTCTCGGTGTCTCCAGGTTATACCTCTGATATATTTTTTGTCACGCCATACTTATAATAAAGAAAGGAAGGAACAATTACTTCCCATTTAACTTGGCAGAAAAAAATGTTTGTTATTTTCGcattttaaaaatattaacaaagatGAAAACCTTCATTGttgtttgttttaattttttGTAAGTACAGAACATGATACAATGTGGAGTTACTTCTCAACTCCCACGTCTTGTGCATTACAAATACATGAGTTATGGAAACCACCTATGCTTTGCCCACTTTGAACTTAATCGAAAAGTAATAAAAAAACAAAAGCAGTATAAGGTTCAACAAACAAAAGTTCCCCCATCCTCTGACATGGACTTGGAGTCACACATATTCAATAAAAATGATAACTTCATATCAAATTCCATATAATAGAACATAGAGAAATGAAGAACAAAAATAAACTCACCCTAAACACTCTTTAGTTGGAAGAGTGACCCATGAGATTGCTTCAACAACACACGAGGATGTGACTGGTCCTCGTGCTCATTTGGTCTAGTCTCCTCTCGTGATATGGACATGAAATTCTAAGGTAGAAGAGTCTTCTAAAACTCACAAAAGTGTCATCCAATTAGTTTGATCCCCCTTAAAAGACCCCTTAAAACTCTTATATAGTTAGTATGTTCTGAAGCGGTTCAAgtaaaaataaaagtaaaaaacAAAATTGGGCTGCATAAGCTCCATGCGATGTTGCTCAGCAGTGCATCTAGTTTTCTTTTTGGTAAATAGACATGACATATTCTGCTTCAACCTATTTTATCAATTTCAGCACAACAGGCTTCTCAACACCGGTTTTGCTATTTTAGTTTTTGCAATTTCTCACATTCTTCTCATTCTAATTTGGCTTTGATATCTTCATTTAAGTTGAGGTTCTAGATGTTAGCTTTCCTATGACACTTTTCTCTTCCATTATTTTGGAAGGCTACAACTCTAGATATTGCCAAAATACTAAGCAAAAGTCACAGTGTTGGAACAACATCCAATTTTCAACATTGTCGACATTGATTCAGGTCTCTGTTCTGCATATTATAAGTGTTGGGTCTTTCTTCTAGCTTTCCAATCAGACCTAGAGAATCTAATTTGGGTGAGCCTTGCTTGAGATATGTTTCTGAAATACTTGTACATCAGTGCTAAGAACTTTGAAAATATTTAGTTTAATATGAAACTTAGATTCTTCTCCTTCTTTAAACTTTATGCTCAAGTCAAAACACTTATTTATCTTTGTAATATGTCCTTTTTTGCATTAATATCACAAATGCTAGGATACATAGGTACGATGCCGAGTATAAGATGCAagatttaaaaaataataatggTGCGAGCATGTTAAAAAGACATGAGTTTAGCATGAGAATTAACTTGTTTATTGTTTAATTCACAACAAAAACATCAGTGTGTTTGGTTATACCAACATAAAACTCAAATACACAATAATATACACCGAGTGTGTACCTGGTATGGGAACTTCATTGTTTTACAAGTATCCATGCTCAGACCACAAATGAATGCAACCATGTCTCCCTAAATGAAAAGGAAAAATTATGGTTTATCGTGAATTAATTGGTCTGCAGTTATGGCTACGATACGAGTTTTAATTTGATCAAAAGATATAGTTCATATACTCAAGTGAGAGTGTATGATAGATAAGTTGGCGTAATAATTTGCATCAACAGATTCAAGGATACTCTCAAGTTTCTGCTTTTAAATCTAGTAATTATATTGATATTGATATAAATGGATGAGGTGCTAATTTTAACTTTGGCGGTAGCATATTGAAttgattttcttttttttataATTCTATCCATATCAAATTGGTGTTTGTTGACCATCAAAATCACTTCAGTTTAAATATATTCATCCATGCAGGTGCAATGGCATTTTGCTTGGTCTCTTGATTTCATGTTACTTCAAGATTTTTCTTATCGCAATGATGGTAATGTCTGCAATGCAGAAGTCTGAGTTGGTTCATACACTACCATTTATTCTTGATAAATAAAAGTTGGTTCTTTCAGTTTTATTGTTGACTACTTTCTGTGCCTGTCTATGATGTGCTGTTAAATGAACAACAACTTTTTAATGTTCGAAGTATCTTTCTTGTAGGTTTGGGAATTTCCATCTTCTGTTATGTTCATCATTGAATTATTTTGCTTATCATCGAATGCAGTAGCATTGAAAGGTTAGTAAGTTATCCTTCAATCTTTCTATATT encodes:
- the LOC127126448 gene encoding protein ARV 2, whose product is MGYRCIQCGFNIKTLYLQYSPGNIRLMKCENCKAVADEYIECEITIIIIDLILHKPKAYRHLLYNVINQETLKFQGLLWKLAAIFLLFDAYRYLILESSKGKSSSSMSYSSLVSTCCKMMMDVFVGNFMFLLTFFFMVKIFLHISLGVSRCNGILLGLLISCYFKIFLIAMMVWEFPSSVMFIIELFCLSSNAVALKVMTESSMSRCVWTCFSAYAIKFFFIQAHELVLLWKFMQGWSQMPFTLSLKSTFI